A stretch of Campylobacter gracilis DNA encodes these proteins:
- a CDS encoding YwqG family protein: protein MQMDLQEKIKELQRKIAREITYFQTGGVRPRGAIDECWIGRVLACAADEELPVDQNDAPMLPLAQFYLPALPYVPQILDGVKLLTVFISQDLIGKFDDDMDGLWAIREYSDVSELVIKELSNPRSQIRPFPLQPKFAADDTPVWDGGGLEPDVVHEILELKRSVGLYYSDVTAGLEYYNCTKLGGYPSFCQSGVSFGEGYQFVFQVSSDEKANFNVIDGGSLMFAKNPQSGAWSLYYDFD, encoded by the coding sequence ATGCAAATGGATCTGCAAGAAAAGATTAAGGAGCTGCAGCGCAAGATCGCGCGCGAAATCACCTATTTTCAGACGGGCGGAGTGAGGCCGCGAGGCGCGATCGATGAGTGCTGGATCGGCCGCGTGCTCGCTTGCGCGGCGGACGAGGAGCTGCCTGTGGATCAAAACGACGCGCCGATGCTCCCTCTAGCGCAGTTCTACCTGCCCGCGCTGCCCTACGTGCCGCAGATCTTGGACGGCGTCAAGCTGCTTACGGTCTTCATCTCGCAGGATCTCATCGGCAAATTTGATGATGATATGGACGGCCTGTGGGCAATCCGCGAGTATAGCGACGTAAGCGAGCTCGTCATAAAGGAGCTTTCAAATCCGCGCTCGCAGATAAGACCCTTCCCTTTGCAGCCCAAATTTGCCGCGGACGATACGCCCGTTTGGGACGGCGGCGGGCTGGAGCCTGACGTCGTGCACGAAATTTTGGAGCTTAAAAGGTCGGTAGGGCTTTATTATTCCGATGTCACGGCTGGGCTGGAGTATTACAACTGCACGAAGCTCGGCGGCTACCCCTCCTTTTGCCAGTCCGGAGTGAGCTTCGGCGAGGGCTATCAGTTCGTTTTTCAGGTCTCTTCAGACGAAAAAGCTAATTTTAACGTCATTGACGGCGGCAGCTTGATGTTTGCCAAAAACCCGCAAAGCGGCGCATGGAGCCTGTATTATGATTTCGATTAG
- a CDS encoding DUF4299 family protein produces MSVEFHVKNKKRPLFMGYSDAMSVGKALELLPDLSVFDIDESAEGFDERAFLKSPLSEQECLILGVRGKSGRGMELRYDEERQSYAVRVNTPATVFDWVLAISYLQALSKQLQSEIADENGEIYTPDSIEQFDYERDISAGLHSIDQHLSGDTEVNFCYGVERPFAINRAMMDEILASYNPSAEFSKRLTEVQYLGAYSARQRFYRNGDDGTIMGSYALTQDLPTILPYKPFVEWQNTEMLKNNDVARWQIALIGIDGDENDADNYHAIAELEYDEFIARLPKQNYRFIDASYILVGGLNAEQLKALAG; encoded by the coding sequence GTGAGCGTAGAATTTCACGTCAAAAATAAAAAGCGCCCGCTATTTATGGGCTATTCGGACGCCATGAGCGTAGGCAAGGCATTGGAGCTCCTGCCCGATCTATCGGTATTTGACATAGACGAGAGCGCCGAGGGCTTTGACGAAAGGGCGTTTTTAAAATCGCCTTTGAGCGAGCAGGAGTGCTTGATTTTGGGCGTGCGGGGCAAGAGCGGGCGCGGAATGGAGCTAAGATATGACGAGGAGCGGCAAAGTTACGCCGTGCGCGTAAATACGCCCGCGACGGTCTTTGATTGGGTTTTGGCGATCTCATATCTACAGGCGCTATCCAAGCAGCTGCAAAGCGAGATCGCGGATGAAAACGGCGAAATTTACACCCCCGACAGTATAGAACAATTCGACTACGAGCGCGATATATCGGCGGGACTGCATTCGATAGATCAGCACTTAAGCGGCGATACCGAGGTAAATTTTTGCTACGGAGTAGAGAGGCCTTTTGCGATAAACCGCGCGATGATGGATGAAATTTTAGCCTCATACAACCCCTCTGCCGAGTTTAGCAAGCGACTAACCGAGGTGCAGTACCTTGGCGCTTACAGCGCGCGCCAAAGGTTTTATCGAAATGGAGATGACGGCACGATAATGGGCTCATACGCGCTCACACAAGACCTGCCTACCATCCTGCCCTACAAACCGTTTGTGGAATGGCAAAACACCGAGATGCTGAAAAATAACGACGTCGCGCGCTGGCAGATCGCGCTCATAGGCATAGATGGCGACGAAAACGACGCCGATAACTACCATGCGATCGCCGAGCTGGAATACGACGAGTTTATCGCGCGCCTGCCGAAGCAAAACTACCGCTTCATCGATGCAAGCTATATTTTGGTAGGTGGGCTAAACGCCGAACAGCTAAAGGCGCTGGCAGGCTAA
- a CDS encoding DUF3137 domain-containing protein, which yields MNINEAIVATAKKQKECRLAFVKYLFLGILFIIILPVGGGFAVGHLFENRLAPLFFIIIYIPFFLAALMANASRVIDELGDYKAFYKDVFVRAAIRSTDPNFSYDPNAGISRKEFRKIGIYSPDEFRAEDQISGIYKGVKFSLSEAINIPNGATLELSDSAALNLLSAIVFAWSTMKDMQAFSGSVLVCEFYKKFSGQTIVASRTLNTRFLGEKEQMDDLFFSKEFRVFADDKVEARYLLTPAFMQRLRELKEKFAGKMGLSAAFMDDKLYLFLNGAKNKFETTLFSPPPSLEDAAGIKNEILELLRVIDELSLNPDLSRAAILAD from the coding sequence TTGAATATAAACGAAGCGATAGTTGCCACCGCAAAAAAGCAAAAAGAGTGCCGGCTAGCATTTGTAAAGTATCTGTTTTTGGGGATTTTATTTATAATTATACTGCCCGTGGGCGGCGGATTTGCCGTAGGCCATCTTTTTGAAAATCGCCTTGCACCGCTATTTTTCATCATTATCTATATCCCGTTTTTTCTCGCTGCGCTAATGGCTAACGCGAGCCGAGTGATCGACGAGCTGGGGGATTACAAAGCGTTTTATAAAGACGTTTTCGTCCGCGCCGCTATTCGGAGCACAGATCCAAATTTTAGCTACGATCCGAATGCCGGCATCAGCCGTAAAGAATTTCGCAAAATCGGCATCTATTCGCCCGATGAGTTTCGCGCCGAAGACCAAATCAGCGGCATTTATAAAGGCGTCAAATTTAGCCTCAGTGAAGCGATCAATATCCCAAACGGCGCGACGCTGGAGCTAAGCGATTCGGCGGCGCTAAATTTACTCTCCGCGATAGTTTTTGCTTGGTCGACGATGAAGGATATGCAGGCGTTCAGCGGCTCGGTCTTGGTCTGCGAGTTTTACAAGAAATTTAGCGGGCAAACTATAGTCGCGAGCCGCACGCTAAACACCAGATTTTTGGGCGAAAAAGAGCAGATGGACGACCTGTTTTTTAGCAAAGAATTTAGGGTCTTTGCGGATGATAAAGTAGAGGCGCGGTATCTTTTGACGCCCGCGTTTATGCAGCGTCTGCGAGAGCTAAAGGAAAAATTCGCGGGGAAAATGGGGCTGAGCGCGGCGTTTATGGACGATAAGCTTTATCTATTTTTAAACGGAGCGAAGAATAAGTTTGAAACAACGCTCTTTTCGCCGCCGCCGAGCTTAGAGGACGCCGCGGGGATTAAAAATGAAATTTTAGAGCTTTTGCGGGTCATAGATGAGCTAAGCTTGAACCCGGATTTAAGTAGGGCGGCGATTTTGGCTGATTAA
- a CDS encoding tetratricopeptide repeat protein, which produces MRKIIDIAALSIAVCILVIVLFWPSPVLSFKCYRGDGVSCAQLGRDKLSRGDYDGAKPALAKACEAGEKDSCFDLGALYDGEGNATQAGVFYDAACDKNVAVACHKLGNLYQQGRLSRDFVAAARHYVKACDLGYAKSCHNAAVVYFTGGFGLAADQAKAVSFFERGCDGGLLDSCYNAGVAYDKGLGAPQDRDKAEKLYTKSCELGYGDACNNLGYLYVSKGDLRGFSKGLGWVKKGCDAGNKKSCQLYEFMKNEILKK; this is translated from the coding sequence ATGAGAAAGATCATCGACATAGCGGCGCTTTCGATTGCCGTTTGCATCTTGGTTATAGTGCTTTTTTGGCCGTCACCCGTTTTATCGTTTAAGTGCTACCGCGGCGATGGCGTAAGCTGCGCGCAGCTGGGGCGCGACAAGCTCTCCCGCGGAGATTACGACGGCGCCAAGCCCGCTCTTGCCAAGGCTTGCGAGGCGGGTGAGAAAGATAGCTGCTTTGATCTGGGAGCCCTATACGACGGCGAGGGCAATGCGACGCAAGCGGGAGTATTTTATGACGCAGCCTGCGATAAAAACGTCGCCGTAGCTTGTCATAAGCTAGGCAACCTGTATCAGCAAGGGCGCCTGAGTAGGGACTTCGTTGCGGCTGCTCGGCACTATGTCAAGGCCTGCGATTTGGGCTATGCCAAAAGTTGTCACAATGCGGCCGTGGTCTATTTCACGGGCGGTTTTGGGCTCGCGGCGGATCAGGCAAAGGCGGTAAGCTTTTTCGAGCGAGGTTGCGACGGAGGGCTATTGGATAGCTGCTATAACGCCGGCGTTGCGTATGATAAGGGCCTCGGCGCGCCACAGGATCGCGACAAGGCGGAGAAGCTTTACACTAAATCCTGCGAGCTGGGCTACGGCGATGCCTGCAATAATTTAGGCTATTTGTATGTGAGCAAGGGGGATCTGCGCGGATTTTCCAAGGGGCTTGGATGGGTCAAAAAGGGCTGCGACGCGGGCAATAAAAAATCCTGTCAGCTCTACGAATTCATGAAAAACGAAATTTTAAAGAAGTAG
- the ilvC gene encoding ketol-acid reductoisomerase produces the protein MAINVFYDKDCDLGLIKAKKVAMIGFGSQGHAHAENLRDSGVEVIVGLKKGGASWSKAEAKGFKVMSVGEATKAADLVMILTPDEFQNDIFKAEIEPNLSEGNAIAFAHGFNIHFGQIVPPKGIDCIMIAPKAPGHTVRNEFVSGGGVPMLIAVSQNESGRAKELALSYASAIGGGRTGIIETTFKAETETDLFGEQAVLCGGLCALINAGFETLVEAGYEPEMAYFECQHEMKLIVDLIYQGGMADMRYSISNTAEYGDYVSGNRVVNESSKAAMKEVLKEIQNGKFAKDFILERKAGYVRMNAERNITANSLLSKTGEKLRAMMPWIAKGKLINKDKN, from the coding sequence ATGGCAATAAATGTTTTTTACGACAAAGATTGCGATTTGGGTTTGATTAAGGCTAAAAAGGTCGCTATGATCGGCTTCGGCTCGCAGGGGCACGCTCACGCCGAAAATTTGCGCGATAGCGGCGTAGAGGTCATCGTGGGTCTAAAAAAGGGCGGCGCGAGCTGGAGCAAGGCCGAGGCAAAGGGCTTTAAAGTAATGAGCGTCGGCGAGGCTACGAAAGCAGCCGATCTTGTAATGATCCTAACGCCTGATGAGTTTCAAAACGACATTTTCAAAGCGGAAATCGAGCCAAATTTAAGCGAGGGCAACGCGATCGCGTTCGCGCACGGCTTTAATATCCACTTCGGACAGATCGTCCCTCCAAAGGGCATTGACTGCATTATGATCGCTCCGAAAGCCCCGGGCCACACCGTCCGTAATGAGTTCGTAAGCGGCGGCGGCGTGCCGATGCTGATCGCTGTTTCGCAAAACGAAAGCGGCAGAGCCAAAGAGCTTGCTCTAAGCTACGCAAGCGCGATCGGCGGCGGCCGCACCGGCATCATCGAAACTACTTTTAAAGCAGAGACCGAGACCGATCTTTTCGGCGAGCAGGCTGTGCTTTGCGGCGGACTTTGCGCGCTCATCAACGCGGGCTTTGAGACCCTCGTCGAGGCGGGGTATGAGCCTGAGATGGCGTATTTTGAGTGCCAGCACGAGATGAAGCTGATCGTGGATCTCATCTATCAAGGCGGTATGGCAGATATGCGCTACTCGATCTCAAACACCGCAGAATACGGCGATTACGTAAGCGGTAACCGCGTCGTAAACGAAAGCAGCAAAGCGGCGATGAAAGAGGTGCTAAAGGAGATTCAAAACGGCAAATTTGCAAAAGACTTCATCCTCGAGCGCAAGGCGGGCTACGTGCGGATGAACGCCGAGCGCAATATCACGGCAAATAGCTTGCTTAGCAAAACCGGCGAGAAGCTTCGCGCGATGATGCCGTGGATCGCCAAAGGCAAACTCATAAACAAAGATAAAAACTGA
- the proC gene encoding pyrroline-5-carboxylate reductase — MKVGFIGGGNMGEAMIAALCGAGGRDCAASGENFAEYKENFAHGGRNFISDTQNFTACERNSANLEQDFASHERDSACAQSDSDTKLQVLAYARSKNEALRKRYGVQILQDEAQLAHAADMIVLATKPASYEGILRLIAPELAGKILLLLAPNFKLERAQNIVGADVLVARAMPNVAAGIGASATALCYGEYFDEASREIVRALAAKIGKFYEIDEACFAAFTGIAGSLPAYVCAFIEAAADAGVRGGLPRALCYDAVAAAVEGTARLVQSGKRPSELKDAVCSPAGTTIEGLAALEAAGFRAAVMAAIEACIAKARS, encoded by the coding sequence ATGAAAGTGGGGTTTATCGGCGGCGGAAATATGGGCGAGGCGATGATCGCAGCACTTTGCGGAGCCGGCGGACGAGATTGCGCGGCGAGCGGAGAAAATTTTGCAGAGTATAAAGAAAATTTCGCGCACGGCGGGCGAAATTTTATTTCCGATACTCAAAATTTTACCGCTTGCGAGCGGAATTCCGCAAATTTAGAGCAGGATTTTGCGAGCCACGAACGTGATTCCGCCTGCGCGCAGTCCGACTCCGATACGAAGCTTCAAGTCCTAGCCTACGCTAGAAGCAAAAACGAAGCCTTGCGCAAGCGCTACGGCGTGCAAATTTTGCAAGACGAGGCGCAACTGGCGCACGCTGCGGATATGATCGTGCTCGCGACCAAGCCCGCTAGCTACGAGGGGATTTTGCGCCTGATCGCGCCTGAGCTCGCGGGCAAAATCCTGCTTCTTTTGGCGCCGAATTTCAAGCTAGAGCGCGCCCAAAATATCGTAGGTGCGGACGTTCTCGTAGCCCGCGCAATGCCAAACGTCGCCGCGGGCATCGGCGCATCGGCTACGGCGCTGTGCTACGGCGAGTATTTTGATGAGGCCAGTCGGGAGATCGTGCGAGCGCTAGCCGCCAAAATCGGCAAATTTTACGAGATAGACGAGGCTTGCTTTGCTGCATTTACGGGGATTGCAGGTAGCCTGCCTGCGTATGTGTGCGCCTTTATCGAGGCGGCGGCGGATGCGGGCGTGCGAGGCGGACTGCCGCGGGCGCTGTGCTACGACGCGGTAGCGGCGGCGGTAGAGGGCACGGCGCGCCTGGTGCAAAGCGGCAAGCGCCCATCGGAGCTCAAAGACGCGGTTTGCTCGCCTGCAGGCACGACGATTGAGGGACTCGCGGCGCTGGAGGCTGCGGGGTTTCGCGCAGCGGTGATGGCGGCGATCGAGGCGTGCATCGCCAAAGCTCGCAGTTAG
- the argS gene encoding arginine--tRNA ligase — protein sequence MKNLVLNEIFKILSRKVVLEKPKDKSLAHYASPEAFALAKELRKAPKLIAEELAAKFKDSEILSATAVNGYLNFHLKPVVLGALAENALRLGGDFAKNDAELGRGILPASERICAGEPVCNGFAANLAASGNDAAKSQNSAARQNFISQNSEAASNSVAVPKCDEARNSAAASQKILLEYISANPTGPLHIGHVRGAVYGDTFARIGGYLGHRVDTEYYINDAGNQIELLGTSIALRARELAGEDVSYPEKYYRGEYIDEIIPLAHAQFGDEIFRDESRILQLAEFAKDEVLKIIQKDLADAGIHIQNWASEKSLYGELEPTIRKLERSGKMYEQESKIWIRSSQLGDEKDRVVIREDARPTYLAGDIVYHNNKFERGYERCINIWGADHHGYIARLKAAVHFLGYDESRLEIILMQMVNLLKDGQTYKMSKRAGNAILMSDVLAAIGRDAMRFIFISKKGETPLEFDVDELAREDSSNPIFYINYAHARVNQIFTKAGKREADVLGADFGTLDEAGLGLAFAALGLNEILNDAFNSRGLQKLPDFLKALAADFHKYYNENRVVGSENEDAKLKLFALVALSIRTAFALMGLSAKEKM from the coding sequence TTGAAAAATTTAGTCTTAAATGAAATTTTTAAAATTTTATCTCGCAAAGTCGTTTTAGAAAAACCCAAAGATAAAAGCTTGGCTCATTACGCCTCGCCCGAGGCTTTTGCGCTGGCTAAAGAGCTGCGAAAGGCGCCAAAGCTTATCGCCGAGGAGCTTGCGGCTAAATTTAAAGACAGCGAAATTCTAAGCGCCACGGCGGTGAACGGCTATCTAAATTTTCACCTAAAGCCCGTCGTGTTGGGTGCGCTTGCTGAAAATGCCCTTAGACTGGGTGGCGATTTTGCGAAAAACGACGCCGAGCTTGGACGTGGAATTTTACCAGCTTCGGAAAGGATTTGCGCGGGCGAGCCTGTTTGCAACGGCTTTGCTGCAAATCTAGCTGCGAGCGGCAATGACGCCGCCAAATCGCAAAATTCCGCCGCTAGGCAAAATTTTATTTCGCAGAATTCCGAGGCGGCGTCAAATTCCGTTGCTGTGCCAAAATGCGATGAGGCGCGGAATTCCGCCGCCGCGTCGCAAAAAATTCTGCTTGAATACATCAGCGCCAATCCTACAGGTCCGCTTCATATCGGGCACGTGCGCGGCGCCGTTTACGGCGATACGTTTGCGCGCATCGGAGGCTATCTGGGTCACCGCGTAGATACCGAGTACTACATCAACGATGCGGGCAATCAGATCGAGCTTTTGGGCACTTCGATCGCGCTTCGTGCGCGCGAGCTTGCGGGCGAGGACGTGAGCTATCCCGAGAAATACTACCGCGGCGAGTATATCGATGAGATTATCCCTCTTGCGCACGCCCAATTCGGCGATGAAATTTTCCGCGACGAATCGCGGATCTTGCAGCTTGCGGAGTTCGCTAAGGACGAAGTGCTAAAGATCATCCAAAAAGATCTCGCAGACGCCGGCATTCATATCCAAAACTGGGCTAGCGAAAAGAGCCTCTACGGCGAGCTTGAGCCAACGATTAGGAAGCTTGAGCGCAGCGGCAAGATGTATGAGCAGGAGAGCAAAATTTGGATCCGCTCATCGCAGCTCGGAGATGAAAAGGATCGCGTCGTCATCCGCGAGGATGCGCGCCCGACCTATCTTGCGGGCGACATCGTCTATCACAACAACAAATTTGAGCGCGGATATGAGCGCTGCATCAACATCTGGGGCGCCGATCACCACGGCTACATCGCGCGATTAAAGGCCGCCGTGCATTTTCTGGGCTACGACGAAAGCAGGCTCGAGATCATCCTAATGCAGATGGTAAATTTGCTCAAAGACGGGCAGACCTACAAGATGAGCAAGCGCGCGGGCAACGCGATTTTGATGAGCGACGTGCTCGCCGCGATCGGCAGGGATGCTATGCGATTTATCTTCATCAGCAAAAAGGGCGAGACGCCGCTTGAGTTCGACGTGGACGAGCTTGCGCGCGAGGACAGCAGCAATCCGATCTTTTACATCAACTACGCTCACGCGCGGGTCAATCAAATTTTTACCAAAGCGGGCAAACGCGAGGCAGATGTCTTGGGCGCGGACTTCGGCACGCTAGATGAAGCGGGGCTCGGCCTAGCTTTTGCGGCGCTTGGCTTGAATGAAATTTTAAATGACGCATTTAATTCGCGCGGCTTGCAGAAGCTGCCCGATTTCCTAAAGGCGCTCGCGGCGGACTTTCACAAATACTACAACGAAAACCGCGTCGTAGGCAGCGAGAACGAGGACGCGAAACTCAAGCTGTTCGCGCTCGTGGCGCTTAGTATCCGCACTGCGTTTGCCCTGATGGGCCTAAGCGCGAAAGAGAAAATGTAG
- the gmk gene encoding guanylate kinase, translating into MKGKILLVSGPSGSGKSTLIKRLITEFGEQIYFSISSTTREMRAGEADGVNYHFISESEFRAGIERGEFLEWALVHGKYYGTSLKAATSELERGKIVIFDIDVQGYEIVRGKVPKNELTSVFITTPSLSELRDRLRARGDNDPADIALRLQNAQEEMERLGEYDYFIINDRLEAAYENLRSIYKTIKLETASRDIGKLIEIWKI; encoded by the coding sequence GTGAAAGGCAAAATTTTGCTCGTCTCCGGTCCCAGCGGCAGCGGCAAAAGCACGCTCATAAAGCGTCTTATCACAGAATTTGGCGAGCAGATATACTTCTCGATCTCCTCTACGACGCGCGAAATGCGTGCGGGTGAAGCAGATGGCGTGAATTATCATTTCATAAGCGAGAGCGAGTTTCGCGCAGGCATCGAGCGCGGAGAGTTTTTAGAGTGGGCGTTGGTCCACGGCAAATACTACGGTACTTCGCTAAAAGCTGCTACGAGCGAGCTTGAGCGGGGTAAGATCGTGATTTTTGACATCGATGTGCAAGGATATGAGATCGTGCGCGGAAAAGTACCTAAAAACGAGCTTACCAGCGTATTTATTACTACGCCGAGCTTGTCAGAGCTTAGGGATAGGTTGCGCGCTCGCGGCGATAATGATCCCGCCGATATTGCTTTACGCCTGCAAAACGCGCAAGAGGAGATGGAGCGCCTAGGCGAGTATGATTATTTCATAATAAACGACCGCCTGGAAGCTGCGTATGAAAATTTAAGATCAATCTACAAAACTATCAAACTAGAAACGGCAAGCCGCGACATAGGCAAGCTAATCGAAATTTGGAAAATTTAA
- a CDS encoding tetratricopeptide repeat protein, with protein MRKTISIVALVIAVCVLIKILFPTPILSLKCHFDDNKSCVELGRDKQSRGDYESSRTIFAKACDLGDIDSCFEVGTLYDNGDKVDAIKASKFYLKACEKSKAVSCHKLGNLYQKGLLEKDYKKAVKFYEKACDLGYGKSCHNGGSVYIMGGFGLEVDHEKAFELFKKGCEHGLLDSCYNVAFSYQQGDGTQMNYDKAIEFYTKACDLGFSYACGNLGVLYVGGSQNVKQDLRKALDYFVRACDLGNEKICEKLQWIKDTISIDQPQN; from the coding sequence ATGAGAAAGACAATTAGCATCGTAGCTCTTGTCATTGCCGTTTGCGTTTTAATTAAAATTCTTTTTCCTACGCCGATTTTATCGTTAAAATGCCATTTTGACGACAATAAAAGCTGCGTGGAGCTAGGGCGAGATAAACAATCAAGAGGTGATTATGAAAGCTCAAGGACAATATTCGCAAAAGCATGTGATTTAGGAGATATCGATAGCTGCTTTGAAGTAGGTACCCTATATGATAATGGCGATAAAGTAGATGCTATAAAAGCAAGCAAATTTTATTTGAAAGCATGCGAGAAAAGTAAAGCAGTAAGTTGCCACAAGCTAGGAAATTTATACCAAAAAGGCCTCCTGGAGAAGGATTATAAAAAAGCAGTAAAATTTTATGAAAAAGCATGTGATTTAGGCTATGGCAAAAGTTGCCACAACGGTGGAAGTGTATACATTATGGGCGGTTTTGGACTAGAAGTAGATCACGAAAAGGCGTTTGAGCTTTTTAAAAAAGGCTGTGAACATGGCTTACTCGATAGCTGCTATAACGTCGCATTTTCATATCAGCAAGGCGACGGGACGCAGATGAACTATGATAAAGCTATAGAATTTTACACGAAAGCCTGCGATTTAGGCTTTTCCTATGCTTGCGGTAATCTCGGAGTTTTGTACGTTGGCGGTAGTCAGAATGTAAAGCAAGATCTCCGCAAGGCGTTAGACTATTTTGTGAGGGCTTGCGACTTAGGGAATGAAAAAATTTGTGAAAAGCTTCAGTGGATAAAAGACACGATTTCAATAGATCAACCGCAAAATTAA
- a CDS encoding twin-arginine translocase TatA/TatE family subunit, whose product MGVSVQQLLIILAIIVLLFGAKKIPELAKGVGKGIKTFKKEMEEDDEPQKVEKKMEQEIKDAEISDTKKA is encoded by the coding sequence ATGGGCGTAAGCGTTCAACAACTGCTAATTATCTTAGCGATCATCGTGTTACTTTTCGGAGCTAAAAAGATCCCTGAGCTCGCAAAGGGCGTGGGCAAGGGCATAAAGACTTTCAAAAAAGAGATGGAAGAGGACGACGAACCGCAAAAGGTCGAGAAAAAGATGGAGCAAGAGATCAAAGACGCCGAAATCAGCGATACTAAAAAGGCGTAA
- a CDS encoding SMI1/KNR4 family protein — translation MNANELANIWRKPIYLPYLQDPLTPEALRAAEEELGHALPRELVMMLSVQNGGYLRYELEGYPLDAVSGIGEAHPSLTRFSWGEERECVSFELDGLVPFSGDGHWYLCLDYRTSEQPAVAYIDVECDEQSIIAQDFASFLALLRLDASGKLALQTGLDLDGTKARLEEILSVRAKAADPQLYGFIVYNFAREGGMLSLSPNEVRLGFTRRGERRFKELKNFSEPALRYAELDASAMILDVFKEELMGEILRKLNDAGLCAQSLKDAIGA, via the coding sequence ATGAACGCAAACGAGCTTGCAAACATCTGGCGCAAGCCTATCTACCTGCCATATCTACAAGATCCGCTCACGCCCGAGGCACTGCGAGCCGCGGAAGAGGAGCTAGGACACGCCCTGCCGCGCGAGCTAGTCATGATGCTAAGCGTGCAAAACGGCGGCTACCTACGCTACGAGCTAGAGGGCTACCCGCTGGACGCCGTCAGCGGCATCGGCGAGGCGCATCCGTCGCTTACGCGCTTTAGCTGGGGCGAGGAGCGCGAGTGCGTGAGCTTCGAGCTTGACGGGCTGGTGCCCTTCAGCGGCGACGGACACTGGTATCTGTGCCTGGACTACCGCACGAGCGAACAGCCTGCGGTCGCCTACATCGACGTCGAATGCGACGAGCAAAGCATCATCGCGCAGGATTTCGCTTCGTTTTTGGCGCTTTTGCGGCTCGATGCGAGCGGCAAGCTCGCGCTGCAAACGGGACTTGATCTAGACGGCACGAAGGCGCGGCTGGAGGAAATTTTGAGCGTGCGCGCTAAAGCCGCCGATCCGCAGCTTTACGGCTTTATCGTGTATAATTTCGCTCGCGAGGGCGGCATGCTGAGCCTTAGCCCGAACGAGGTTCGGCTCGGATTTACCAGGCGGGGCGAGCGGCGGTTTAAAGAGCTTAAAAACTTTAGCGAGCCCGCCCTGCGCTATGCTGAGCTGGATGCGAGCGCGATGATACTGGATGTTTTCAAAGAGGAGCTGATGGGTGAAATTTTGCGCAAGCTAAATGATGCTGGCTTGTGCGCACAGAGCCTAAAAGACGCGATCGGCGCGTAA
- a CDS encoding DUF6630 family protein → MTKDQCCVLKHLTAGETGGFEKIGEMNDGEFLNALIGKGLVWMLDWAGEDETGDVGKFISSRLGALQSGVSLECDKIYARLEKEAKKEDFERGDASLFLMNEFQKALKKSYFRLFTLDLHSDAYYLLVAHKDAEKDFKKLGKREELFWDIAPWGKRRKRQILYVINCECGEMSAWQLDADEPSPRDEVCEVCGRVLFDADGNAMQPLEKEFI, encoded by the coding sequence ATGACGAAAGATCAGTGCTGCGTCCTAAAGCATTTGACGGCGGGCGAGACGGGCGGTTTTGAGAAGATAGGCGAGATGAATGACGGTGAATTTTTGAACGCGCTTATCGGTAAAGGGCTTGTTTGGATGCTTGACTGGGCTGGCGAGGACGAGACGGGCGATGTGGGCAAATTTATCAGCTCTAGGCTAGGTGCGCTGCAAAGCGGCGTGTCACTAGAGTGCGATAAAATTTACGCAAGGCTCGAAAAAGAAGCAAAAAAAGAGGATTTCGAGCGCGGCGATGCGAGCCTATTTTTGATGAACGAGTTTCAAAAAGCGCTGAAGAAGAGCTATTTTAGGCTCTTTACTTTGGATCTTCATAGCGACGCTTACTATCTGCTCGTCGCGCACAAGGACGCCGAGAAAGATTTTAAAAAGCTAGGCAAGCGCGAGGAGCTATTTTGGGATATCGCGCCGTGGGGCAAGCGCCGCAAAAGGCAGATCCTTTACGTTATAAACTGCGAGTGCGGCGAGATGTCCGCGTGGCAGCTGGATGCGGACGAGCCGTCGCCAAGAGACGAGGTTTGCGAGGTCTGCGGGCGGGTGCTTTTTGACGCAGACGGCAATGCGATGCAGCCTTTAGAGAAGGAATTTATCTGA